Proteins from a single region of Columba livia isolate bColLiv1 breed racing homer unplaced genomic scaffold, bColLiv1.pat.W.v2 Scaffold_135, whole genome shotgun sequence:
- the LOC135577765 gene encoding olfactory receptor 14I1-like, with product MSNSSSITQFLLLPFTDTRELQLLHLWLFLGIYLAALLGNGLIITTIAWDQHLHTPMYFFLLNLSVIDLGSISTTVPKAMGNSLWQTRAISYAGCAAQLFLFVFFISAEFFLLTVMSYDRYVAICKPLHYGTLLGSRACVHMAAAAWATGFLYSLLHTANTFSLPLCQGNTVEQFFCELPQILKLSCPDAYLREFKLLVFSTFVVLGCFVFIVVSYVQILRAVLRIPSEQGRHKAFSMCLPHLAVVSLFISTGMVAFLKSPSISLPSMDLVLAVLYSLVPPTLNPLIYSLRNQELQNAVWKLMPA from the coding sequence atgtccaacagcagctccatcacccagttcctcctcctgccgttcacagacacacgggagctgcagctcttgcacttgtggctcttcctgggcatctacctggctgccctcctgggcaacggcctcatcatcaccaccatagcctgggaccagcacctccacacccccatgtacttcttcctgctcaacctctctGTCattgacctgggctccatctctaCCACTGTCCCTAAAGCCATGGGCAACTCCCTTTGGCAGACCAGGGCCATctcctatgcaggatgtgctgcacagctctttctctttgtgttcttcatttcagcagagttttttcttctcaccgtcatgtcctatgaccgctacgttgccatctgcaaacccctgcactacgggaccctcctgggcagcagagcttgtgtccacatggcagcagctgcctgggccactgggttcctctattctctgctgcacacggccaatacattttcactgccactttGCCAAGGTAATACCGTTGAAcagttcttctgtgaacttCCCCAGATCCTTAAGCTCTCCTGCCCAGATGCCTATCTCAGGGAATTTAAACTTCTTGTTTTCAGTACTTTTGTCGTTTTaggatgttttgtgttcattgtggtgtcctatgtgcagatcttgagggccgtgctgaggatcccctctgagcagggacggcacaaagccttttccatgtgcctccctcacctggccgtggtctccctgtttatCAGCACTGGCATGGTTGCTTTCCTGAAGTCCCCTTCCATCTCTTTGCCATCCATGGATCTAGTGCTGGCAGTTCTGTACTCATTGGTGCCTCCAACATTGAACCCTCTCATCTACAGCTTGAGAAACCAGGAGCTCCAGAATGCAGTGTGGAAACTGATGCCTGCATGA